Genomic segment of Bartonella bacilliformis KC583:
AGAACGCCTTGGTGCCAATGCTATTTTGGGTGTTTCATTGTCTGTTGCAAAGGCAGCAGCAAAATCATTTGGTCTGCCTTTGTATCGTTATATTGGTGGTACACAAGCGCATCTTCTTCCGACACCTATGATGAACATTATTAATGGTGGTGCTCACGCTGATAACCCAATCGATTTTCAAGAATTTATGATTATTCCAGTGGGAGCACCTACTTTTAAAGAGGCAGTTCGCTACGGTGCTGAAATTTTTCATACACTAAAAAGATATTTGCAGGATGCAGGTTACAATACCAATGTTGGTGATGAAGGTGGATTTGCACCTAATCTTAAAAGTGCTGAGCAAGCAATTAATTTGATTATGGAATCAATAACTTCATGTGGATATAAACCAGGTGAACAAATTGCTATTGGCTTGGATTGTGCGTCAACAGAATTTTATAAAAATAGTTTATATGCTTATGAAGGTGAAGGCAAATGTCGTGATGTAAAAGAACAAGTAGAATATTTAGCTCATCTTGTTGATTCTTATCCTATTATTACAATTGAAGATGGAATGGCTGAGGATGATTGGGCAGGTTGGAAGCAGCTTACTCAGGCGATCGGCAACAAATGTCAACTTGTTGGTGATGATTTATTTGTAACAAATTCAGCCCGTTTACGTGATGGTATCAAAATGGGTGCTGCTAATTCTATTCTTATTAAAGTCAATCAGATTGGCACGTTAAGTGAAACGCTTGATGCTATAGAAACAGCTCATAAGGCGGGTTATCGCGCCATTATATCTCATCGTTCAGGCGAAACAGAAGATTCTTTTATTGCAGATCTTACTGTTGCGACGAATTGTGGGCAAATTAAGACTGGTTCACTTGCACGTTCAGATAGATTAGCAAAATATAATCAGCTTATTCGTATTGAGGAAATGCTAGGGACACAGGCTCGTTATGAAGGTAATTGGCATCGTCGATAGCGGTTAGAAAAAATATTATATTTTGCAATTACTTTGCTAGATTTTCAAACTTTTTTTCTTTATCAATGACTTAATCAATAAGTTTTTAGAAATCTTTTTATAGCAAGTAAAAATGAAAAAAGTGATACAAATCAGTTAAGAATTATTGACTATTTCAATTTTTACATAAAAATGGAATTTTCAATTCTTTGTTCTGTTTTTGTAGGTGAAGCTTAAACTGTAAAAAAAAGACTAATTACCGATCACGTTTGGTTATTATTTTGGTAATGAGGTATTAATCAAAGTGATATATAGTTAGATGTAAAATATTTTACAAAATCGGCTATCAATATGTGGACGAAGCAAAAACGTAGATCAATCAAAACGCACTTTATATTGCCCGTTATGACGGTTTGGGTTGTAAGCTATTTCAGCTATCATATTTATCATGGTGAATATGGATTGCGCGCACGCGGTGAAATTAATCAACATATTTTCGAATTGAAAGAGGAACTTCATCAAATAGAAGTTGAGCGAACGTCTATCGAAAATCGTATTTCTCTTTTGCGTGAGGGGCATATTGAAAAGGATATGCTTGATGAATATGTGCGAGAAAATTTAAATTTTTCTAGACCGAATGAATTAACAATTTTAGTTTCTCCTAAGGAGAGTAAAAATTAATTAGAAATCGATTAAACTAAAAAAATATTTTATAATAAGTCTCCTGATAGTATCGTTTGAGCTGATTTATAATGCTTGTAACTTTTGTTCGTAGGGGTTATTTACGGGTCGTCATCGAAGGGAGTTGAATATGGCAGAACGGATCAAAAAAAATTCTGCATCGGTTGAGAATGCTGCATTATTAAATACTGCTAAGACGGTATGTAGGACAGCGCAAATAGCCCATTTTACGAAAGAAGAGGAAATCAATGCTTATCGTGAAATGCTTTTGATTCGCCGTTTCGAGGAAAAAGCAGGCCAATTGTATGGTATGGGCCTTATTGGTGGGTTTTGCCATCTTTATATTGGACAGGAAGCTGTTGTTACAGGCACATTAAAGGCAGCAAAAGAAGGTGATCAGATCATTACATCTTATCGTGACCATGGCCATATGTTAGCGGCTGGTATGAGTCCGCGTGGTGTTATGGCAGAGTTAACAGGGCGTCGAGGCGGTTTTTCCAAAGGGAAAGGGGGATCGATGCATATGTTTTCTAAAGAAAAAGATTTTTACGGCGGGCATGGTATCGTTGGTGCACAGGTTTCACTTGGCACAGGTCTAGCCTTTTCGAATCAATATCTTAAAAAAGACAATGTGGCATTAGTTTATTTTGGTGATGGTGCTGCAAATCAAGGGCAGGTCTATGAAAGTTTTAACATGGCCTCACTTTGGAAGCTTCCTGTCGTCTATGTTATTGAGAATAATCAGTATGCTATGGGGACTTCTGTTGTGCGTTCAGCAGCAGGAGCAGATTTTTCTCGTCGTGGCCTTTCTTTTGAAATTCCAGGTATTGCTGTTGATGGTATGGATGTTTGTGCGGTAAAAGGAGCCGCTGATGAAGCAATCAGTTGGGCTCGTTCAGGTAAAGGGCCGATTATTCTTGACATACAGACTTACCGTTATCGTGGTCACTCCATGTCTGATCCAGCAAAATATCGGTCTAAGGATGAAGTAGAAAAAGTCAAAACAGAGCATGATCCAATTGAGCAAGTAAAAAATCGAATTATTAAACAAGGTTGGGCAAGTGAAGACGATTTGAAATCTATTGATAAAGAGGTGCGTGCAGTTGTTGCTGATGCAGCAGATTTTGCGCAAAATGATCAAGAGCCAGATGCTTTTGAGCTCTATACTGACATTCTTGTTTAAAACGAGGGGATAAGGTATGTCCATTGATATTTTAATGCCAGCACTTTCACCAACGATGGAAGAAGGTAAATTGTCTAAATGGCTTAAGAAAGAGGGTGATCAAGTCAACTCCGGTGATGCAATTGCTGAAATTGAAACCGATAAAGCAATAATGGAAGTGGAAGCTGTTGATGAAGGTGTTCTTGGCAAAATTTTGATTTCTGAGGGAACTGAAGGAGTGAAAGTTAACACTCCCATTGCAGTTTTATTAGAAGAAGGAGAAACTGCTGAAAATATTTCGCAAGTGGTGACGTCTTTTAAAAAGCCACAGAAGGATTTTTCTTCTCTTTCTTCATTGGTTCCTGCGTCTCCTGTTTTGGATATAGCTAATGACCCCGATATTCCTGTGGGTACTGAAATGGTTATGATGACAGTGCGTGAAGCACTTAATCAGGCTATGGCTGAAGAAATGCGGCGGGATGACTTGGTTTTCTTAATGGGGGAAGAAGTTGCAGAATATCAAGGCGCTTATAAAGTAAGCCAAGGTTTATTGGAAGAATTTGGTGGGCGCCGAGTTATTGATACACCAATAACAGAGCATGGTTTTGCAGGATTGGGTGTCGGTGCTGCATTTGCTGGTTTGCGTCCCATTATTGAGTTTATGACGTTCAATTTTGCTATGCAGGCAATAGACCAAATTATTAATTCAGCAGCAAAAACGCGTTATATGTCTGGTGGACAGATGTCTGTCCCTATTGTTTTCCGTGGTCCTAATGGTGCTGCTGCGCGTGTTGGCGCTCAGCATTCACAGTGTTATGCTGCATGGTATAGTCATGTACCAGGTCTTAAGGTGGTTATGCCTTACAGTGCTGCAGATGCAAAAGGTTTGTTGAAGGCTGCTATCCGTGATGATAATCCTGTTATTTTTCTTGAAAACGAGATTATCTACGGCCATCAGTTTGAAGTTCCCAAGATAGACGACTTTGTTTTGCCTATTGGTAAAGCACGTATTCACAAATCTGGTAAAGATGTAACAATTGTGGCTTGTGGAATTGGGATGCATTATGCAATTCAGGCGCTACCAGAGATTGAAAAACTTGGTATTGACGTTGAATTGATAGATTTGCGTACTGTTCGTCCAATGGATCTGCCAACAATTCTTACATCAGTTAAAAAAACTGGCCGGTTGGTAACGATTGAAGAGGGGTATCCTCAGTCGTCTGTTGGTACTGAAATAGCAACGCGTGTTATGCAACAGGCTTTTGATTATCTTGATGCACCAGTTGCTACAATTGCTGGAAAAGATGTTCCAATGCCTTATGCAGCAAATCTTGAAAAATTAGCTTTGCCAAATATTGCTGAAATTGTTGAAGCCGTTAAAGCTGTAACTTATAAAACATAACGGAGGAAGACACTATGCCCATTAAGATCACAATGCCTGCGCTTTCTCCTACAATGGAAGAAGGAAATTTATCAAAATGGAATATCAAAGAGGGTGATAAAGTTTCTTCTGGTGATGTTATCGCTGAGATTGAAACAGATAAAGCGACAATGGAAGTAGAAGCCATTGATGAAGGAACAGTCGCTAAAATCGTTGTTCCTGCTGGAACACAAGGGGTTAAAGTCAATGCTTTGATTGTTATATTAGCAGAGGAAGGTGAAGATTTAGCTGAGGCAGTAAAGGCTGCAGAAGAAGATGTCGCTCTTTCAGGGAAAAAATCAAAAGTTACAAAACAGGTAGAAGCAAAAGAAGAATTGGTTGCTGATGCATCACTAGCTCAGCAATTTATACAAAGAGATGGAGACAATACACGTCTTTTTGCCTCTCCCTTGGCGCGGCGATTAGCAGCTGAATCAGGTTTTGATTTATCGGTTATTTCTGGAACTGGTCCTCATGGGCGGATTATAAAGCGTGATGTAGAGAAAGCTCTGAGTGGTGGTGCTTTAAGAGATTCTCGTTCATCATCGGTCAATCGGCCAATAGTTACAGG
This window contains:
- the eno gene encoding phosphopyruvate hydratase, yielding MTRIVDIVGREVLDSRGNPTVEVDVYLENGVFGRSAVPSGASTGAHEAVELRDGGKRYQGKGVEKAVAAINGEIFKELGGRDARNQLAIDQAMIALDGTSNKERLGANAILGVSLSVAKAAAKSFGLPLYRYIGGTQAHLLPTPMMNIINGGAHADNPIDFQEFMIIPVGAPTFKEAVRYGAEIFHTLKRYLQDAGYNTNVGDEGGFAPNLKSAEQAINLIMESITSCGYKPGEQIAIGLDCASTEFYKNSLYAYEGEGKCRDVKEQVEYLAHLVDSYPIITIEDGMAEDDWAGWKQLTQAIGNKCQLVGDDLFVTNSARLRDGIKMGAANSILIKVNQIGTLSETLDAIETAHKAGYRAIISHRSGETEDSFIADLTVATNCGQIKTGSLARSDRLAKYNQLIRIEEMLGTQARYEGNWHRR
- a CDS encoding FtsB family cell division protein, giving the protein MWTKQKRRSIKTHFILPVMTVWVVSYFSYHIYHGEYGLRARGEINQHIFELKEELHQIEVERTSIENRISLLREGHIEKDMLDEYVRENLNFSRPNELTILVSPKESKN
- the pdhA gene encoding pyruvate dehydrogenase (acetyl-transferring) E1 component subunit alpha, whose protein sequence is MAERIKKNSASVENAALLNTAKTVCRTAQIAHFTKEEEINAYREMLLIRRFEEKAGQLYGMGLIGGFCHLYIGQEAVVTGTLKAAKEGDQIITSYRDHGHMLAAGMSPRGVMAELTGRRGGFSKGKGGSMHMFSKEKDFYGGHGIVGAQVSLGTGLAFSNQYLKKDNVALVYFGDGAANQGQVYESFNMASLWKLPVVYVIENNQYAMGTSVVRSAAGADFSRRGLSFEIPGIAVDGMDVCAVKGAADEAISWARSGKGPIILDIQTYRYRGHSMSDPAKYRSKDEVEKVKTEHDPIEQVKNRIIKQGWASEDDLKSIDKEVRAVVADAADFAQNDQEPDAFELYTDILV
- a CDS encoding pyruvate dehydrogenase complex E1 component subunit beta: MSIDILMPALSPTMEEGKLSKWLKKEGDQVNSGDAIAEIETDKAIMEVEAVDEGVLGKILISEGTEGVKVNTPIAVLLEEGETAENISQVVTSFKKPQKDFSSLSSLVPASPVLDIANDPDIPVGTEMVMMTVREALNQAMAEEMRRDDLVFLMGEEVAEYQGAYKVSQGLLEEFGGRRVIDTPITEHGFAGLGVGAAFAGLRPIIEFMTFNFAMQAIDQIINSAAKTRYMSGGQMSVPIVFRGPNGAAARVGAQHSQCYAAWYSHVPGLKVVMPYSAADAKGLLKAAIRDDNPVIFLENEIIYGHQFEVPKIDDFVLPIGKARIHKSGKDVTIVACGIGMHYAIQALPEIEKLGIDVELIDLRTVRPMDLPTILTSVKKTGRLVTIEEGYPQSSVGTEIATRVMQQAFDYLDAPVATIAGKDVPMPYAANLEKLALPNIAEIVEAVKAVTYKT